The Cloacibacterium caeni region TTTTACAGATTTTAATTCAATGATAACCAAATCTTCTACTAAAATATCAATTCTAAAGTTACAATCAAAAACTATATCATTATATACAATTGGAATAGGAACTTCACATTTCACTTCTAAACCTAAATCTTCAAGCTCATATACTAGAACTTTTTGATAAGCAGATTCTAGTAAACCCGGACCTAATCCGTTATAAACATTAAATATTGCTTTTCTTATTAAATAAGAAATTTCATT contains the following coding sequences:
- a CDS encoding GxxExxY protein, with translation MTENEISYLIRKAIFNVYNGLGPGLLESAYQKVLVYELEDLGLEVKCEVPIPIVYNDIVFDCNFRIDILVEDLVIIELKSVKELEDVHYKQVSTYLKLSNKKLGILVNFNTDKILNSIKRIVNKFED